A window from Chitinophaga filiformis encodes these proteins:
- a CDS encoding alpha-L-arabinofuranosidase: MKRISAICSMCMGILIATACSKNGTEKYNDENNGTDTSGVVVKPDDPSVAASIGFFQDRWAPKNFTAPAYTEATPPSSTTYAVNVDASVVLTKISPALFGNNSNPYMSQIVTEPVLMEHLTNLHPGIIRFPGGNISSVYFWNRQPGNPPADAPAKVLNADGYQTDPGYWYGGTTLSWSLSVDNYYKMLQLTGNEGIITVNYGYARYGTSADPVAAAAHLAADWVRYDNGRTKYWEIGNESNGNWQTGYRIDVSQNKDGQPALVSGQLYGRHYKVFADSMRKAAAEKGKTIYIGAQLLEHEPAFWANDVDKQWNSGVLQQAGAAADYFIVHSYFTPYNTNSNPQEVLASAGTVTKAIYDYLSSSISGNGAAMKPIALTEWNIFAVGSQQMVSQVAGMHAVMVWGELMKNKFGMASRWDLANAWENGNDMGLFSQGESASGETQWSPRPAFYYQYFLQKFLGDRCINATVSDSSANINAYASTFSSGEVSVTLVNRGAMTQNVALSFKNFNPGARFYWYVLNGGEGSTGFSRKVFINGAGPSGIAGGPAAYTTLKAYAASTGNGVKIALPPMSVVNLVVDKK, translated from the coding sequence ATGAAGAGAATATCAGCTATCTGTTCGATGTGTATGGGAATATTGATAGCAACAGCATGCAGCAAGAATGGCACCGAAAAATACAACGATGAAAATAACGGCACTGATACAAGCGGCGTAGTCGTAAAGCCCGATGACCCTTCAGTGGCAGCCAGTATAGGATTCTTCCAGGACCGTTGGGCGCCAAAGAATTTCACAGCGCCCGCTTACACCGAAGCAACGCCTCCTTCTTCAACGACGTACGCAGTAAATGTAGACGCTTCCGTTGTACTGACCAAGATCTCTCCCGCACTATTTGGCAACAACAGTAATCCCTACATGAGCCAGATAGTAACAGAGCCTGTACTGATGGAACATCTGACTAACCTGCATCCCGGCATTATCAGGTTTCCCGGCGGCAACATCAGCAGTGTCTATTTCTGGAACAGGCAGCCGGGCAATCCCCCAGCTGATGCACCCGCCAAGGTCCTGAATGCGGATGGATATCAGACCGACCCGGGGTACTGGTATGGCGGTACTACGCTTAGCTGGAGCCTGTCTGTCGACAACTATTACAAGATGTTACAGCTGACGGGCAATGAAGGTATCATCACTGTCAATTACGGCTATGCGCGGTACGGCACCAGCGCCGATCCTGTTGCTGCAGCCGCTCACCTGGCAGCTGACTGGGTAAGGTATGACAATGGGCGCACGAAGTACTGGGAAATAGGCAATGAAAGCAATGGTAACTGGCAGACCGGCTACAGGATAGATGTATCGCAGAACAAGGACGGGCAGCCGGCACTGGTCAGCGGACAATTGTACGGCCGCCATTATAAAGTATTTGCAGACTCGATGCGTAAAGCAGCTGCTGAAAAAGGTAAAACGATCTATATAGGCGCACAGTTGCTGGAACATGAACCCGCGTTCTGGGCCAATGATGTAGATAAACAGTGGAACAGCGGTGTGCTGCAACAGGCAGGGGCCGCGGCAGATTACTTTATCGTGCACAGCTATTTTACACCCTACAATACCAATTCAAATCCGCAGGAAGTACTTGCCTCTGCAGGCACTGTTACGAAGGCGATATACGATTATCTGTCGTCTTCCATTTCGGGCAATGGCGCTGCTATGAAACCAATAGCGCTGACTGAATGGAACATCTTCGCAGTAGGCTCGCAACAAATGGTATCGCAGGTGGCAGGCATGCACGCGGTAATGGTGTGGGGAGAACTGATGAAAAACAAGTTCGGCATGGCCAGTCGCTGGGACCTTGCCAATGCCTGGGAAAATGGTAACGACATGGGGCTTTTCAGCCAGGGAGAATCTGCTTCCGGCGAAACACAATGGTCGCCCAGACCGGCCTTCTATTACCAGTATTTCCTGCAAAAATTCCTGGGCGACAGGTGCATCAATGCAACGGTGTCTGACAGCAGTGCCAACATCAATGCATACGCATCCACCTTTAGTTCCGGAGAAGTGTCTGTCACGCTGGTGAACCGGGGGGCGATGACGCAGAACGTAGCGCTTAGCTTTAAGAATTTCAATCCCGGCGCCCGTTTTTACTGGTATGTATTAAACGGCGGAGAAGGCAGCACCGGCTTCTCCCGCAAGGTATTTATAAATGGCGCAGGCCCTTCAGGTATTGCAGGCGGTCCTGCTGCTTACACTACTTTGAAGGCATATGCTGCCAGCACCGGCAATGGCGTAAAGATCGCATTGCCGCCAATGTCTGTCGTCAATTTGGTTGTGGATAAAAAATAG
- a CDS encoding MFS transporter, protein MNLKPKEVLTESEVRRGMNVVIWDGLASEMMTTFTGSAFLVAMALLMGANNVQIGILAALPTFTNIFQLISIGLVRKFNNRRAIAVFCAFLARFPLVCIGLSAIWFAGSSISVLIFFLFFYYLFGSIAGPAWNSWMKDLIPENMLGDYFSRRSRYNQILDVVLSIVLAVLLDFVKSRYPEFELRVYAIFFIIAGIVGTIGGYVLSWAPEPQSYLSSANILSLFKQPLKDKNFRRLLTFNSAWVFALNIATPFFTVFMMKAMGLPISYIIILSIISQLSSIMTIRVWGTFADRYSNKTIIALSAPIYIVCIIAWCFVGIYTNLYINLVLLAGIHIFTGISTAGINLSLTNIGLKLAPREDAIVYLSVKNIITAFFSSLGPLVGGILADYFSSRSLLITAQWSAPGITKVGRLVSLHQWNFLFLIGALLALLSMELLTHVNEVGEVDKDVVKKVMRKSIKRDLKEYFLIGNIISWHEQLRTIIKLKRRNV, encoded by the coding sequence ATGAATTTAAAACCGAAAGAAGTACTAACGGAGAGTGAAGTCCGAAGGGGAATGAATGTAGTGATATGGGACGGGCTTGCTTCGGAAATGATGACTACTTTTACCGGTAGCGCCTTCCTCGTGGCGATGGCGCTCCTGATGGGCGCCAATAATGTTCAGATCGGGATACTGGCAGCATTGCCGACATTTACCAATATTTTTCAACTCATATCAATAGGGCTTGTCCGCAAGTTTAACAACCGGCGGGCCATTGCTGTGTTCTGCGCTTTCCTGGCCAGGTTTCCCCTGGTTTGTATCGGCCTCAGCGCCATCTGGTTTGCCGGCAGCTCCATCAGCGTTCTTATTTTCTTCCTTTTCTTTTACTACCTGTTCGGATCTATTGCCGGTCCTGCCTGGAACTCCTGGATGAAAGACCTCATTCCGGAAAATATGCTGGGCGATTACTTCTCCCGGCGCAGCCGATATAACCAAATACTGGATGTGGTATTAAGTATTGTACTGGCCGTATTGCTGGACTTTGTCAAAAGCAGGTATCCGGAATTTGAGCTGCGGGTATATGCTATTTTCTTCATCATTGCAGGCATCGTGGGCACCATCGGAGGATATGTATTGTCATGGGCGCCGGAGCCTCAATCATATCTATCCAGCGCAAATATCCTTTCCTTATTTAAGCAGCCTTTAAAAGATAAGAATTTCCGCAGATTGCTGACATTTAACTCCGCCTGGGTATTTGCATTGAACATAGCAACTCCCTTCTTTACCGTATTTATGATGAAAGCGATGGGGCTGCCTATTTCCTATATCATTATTCTTTCTATCATCAGCCAGCTGTCAAGTATTATGACCATACGCGTGTGGGGCACCTTTGCCGACCGGTACAGCAATAAAACCATTATAGCACTGAGCGCCCCTATCTACATTGTATGTATCATTGCATGGTGTTTTGTGGGGATCTACACCAATCTCTATATTAACCTGGTATTGCTTGCAGGCATTCATATATTCACAGGTATTTCCACCGCAGGTATTAACCTCTCACTTACCAATATAGGATTGAAACTGGCGCCCCGGGAAGATGCCATTGTGTATCTGTCAGTAAAGAATATCATCACCGCCTTCTTTTCCTCATTAGGCCCATTGGTGGGTGGTATACTGGCTGACTATTTCAGCAGCAGGAGCCTGCTGATCACTGCACAATGGAGTGCTCCCGGTATTACCAAGGTAGGTCGCCTGGTATCTCTCCATCAGTGGAACTTCCTGTTCCTGATAGGTGCATTATTAGCCTTACTGTCAATGGAATTACTTACCCACGTAAATGAAGTGGGTGAAGTGGATAAGGACGTAGTGAAAAAGGTCATGCGAAAAAGTATTAAAAGAGACCTCAAGGAATATTTCCTGATAGGCAATATTATCAGCTGGCATGAACAACTCCGTACAATTATCAAACTGAAAAGAAGAAACGTATAA
- a CDS encoding group II truncated hemoglobin, which translates to MNTIPTLYEWAGGMPVFEKLTDRFYAKVLQDELLEPVFRHMSKEHQLHVAHFIAEVFGGPAFYSTHEGSHFRMIQKHIGKHLTEQHRKQWVKLLVETADELGLPEDPEFRSAFMAYLEWGTRLAVMNSNLADINMNTDEPMPKWGWGVPGGPYQP; encoded by the coding sequence ATGAATACTATACCCACCTTGTATGAATGGGCCGGAGGAATGCCCGTATTTGAAAAACTGACAGACCGCTTTTATGCAAAGGTATTACAGGACGAGCTGCTGGAACCTGTGTTCAGGCATATGTCCAAAGAGCACCAGCTGCATGTGGCCCACTTTATTGCAGAAGTGTTTGGTGGTCCTGCATTTTACAGCACCCATGAAGGAAGCCATTTCCGCATGATACAAAAACACATTGGCAAACACCTGACTGAACAACATCGTAAGCAATGGGTGAAACTGTTGGTTGAAACGGCGGATGAGCTGGGACTGCCCGAAGATCCTGAATTCAGGTCTGCCTTTATGGCCTACCTGGAATGGGGCACCCGCCTGGCAGTAATGAACTCCAATCTGGCTGATATCAATATGAATACAGATGAGCCTATGCCTAAGTGGGGCTGGGGAGTGCCCGGCGGCCCTTACCAGCCTTAA
- a CDS encoding antibiotic biosynthesis monooxygenase family protein produces the protein MEDNKDYSVEIIRYNISASDHAAFEKAYLDAGNLLEASPYCKGYNIIKGSDEPDHYIVTIYWTSEEDHLQKFRKSEQFAGFFQLVKPFYSNIAEMKHYHPPLVNWKR, from the coding sequence ATGGAAGACAACAAAGACTACAGCGTTGAAATTATCAGGTACAATATTTCTGCATCCGATCATGCTGCGTTTGAGAAGGCTTATCTTGATGCAGGGAATTTGCTGGAGGCATCTCCTTATTGTAAGGGGTATAACATTATCAAGGGGAGTGATGAACCGGATCATTACATCGTCACCATCTACTGGACATCAGAAGAAGATCATCTGCAAAAGTTCCGTAAAAGTGAGCAGTTTGCAGGATTTTTTCAGCTTGTTAAACCATTTTATAGTAATATCGCTGAGATGAAACATTATCATCCACCACTGGTGAACTGGAAAAGATAA
- a CDS encoding winged helix-turn-helix transcriptional regulator — protein sequence MIKLHNKTYTCPVDVTLSFIGGKWKILILSHLNIFSDRGFSEIRDNLPGISEKMLVQQLKELERDQLIEKKVLSLKPYRVQYNITPTGRSLSPLFDFLSEYGINYLKQHGIDYIKDQHLYK from the coding sequence ATGATCAAACTACATAACAAAACATACACCTGTCCTGTTGATGTAACGCTGAGCTTTATCGGCGGCAAATGGAAGATACTGATCCTTTCCCATCTCAATATTTTCAGCGACAGAGGCTTCAGTGAGATAAGGGATAATTTACCGGGCATTTCAGAAAAGATGCTGGTACAGCAACTAAAGGAACTGGAAAGAGATCAGCTTATCGAAAAGAAAGTACTTTCCCTGAAGCCTTACCGGGTGCAGTATAATATTACGCCAACGGGCAGGTCCTTATCGCCCTTATTCGACTTCCTGAGCGAGTATGGTATTAATTACCTCAAACAGCATGGCATAGACTATATCAAAGATCAGCACCTGTATAAATAG
- a CDS encoding bifunctional YncE family protein/alkaline phosphatase family protein, translating to MRTIVAFLIALLDVTLTFAQTAAQLEASAVHLPNGWTLTPVGEHLQLGDLPLNIAVSSSKKYMAVTNNGQSVQSIQLIDVKSQQVTDAVVIPKSWFGLKFSLDGNNLYASGGNDNRILQYAVQMGKLLLKDSIILGPKWPEKISPSGIEIDDSRKLMYVLTKENNSLYVIDLATKHIVKQLPLGGEGYNCLLSRDKKLLYITCWGCDKVLVFDTRLHAFSGEIKVGDNPNDLCLSKNGKYLFVANANDNSVSVIDLAKNAVIETLNTALYPDAPNGSTTNALALSENGKTIYIANADNNCLSVFDVSTPGASKSKGFIPVGWYPTNVKVIGRKIYVANGKGFSSMANPFGPNPLRKKEDVAYQAGDSNRPKEVQYIAGLFKGTMSIIQEPTDQQLTIYSQQVYKNTPYTKEKEKVTAGEAGNPIPMKTGASSPIKYVFYVIKENRTYDQVLGDMKEGNGDSSLVLFGERITPNQHRLAREFVLLDNFYVDAEVSADGHNWSMAGYATDYLEKTWPTSYGGRGGTYDSEGNRAIANAPKGFIWDHCKRAGISYRTYGEFADNSKPNIPVLKDHYCPYYTGWDMNTYDTTRFYQWKREFDSLLSIGQVPRFNTVRMGNDHTEGLRKGKLSPLAHVADNDLAVGLFIEHLSKSSIWQESAVFIIEDDAQNGADHVDAHRSTAYVAGGFVKQGYVDHTMYSTTSMLRTMELILGIPPMSQYDAAATPMWNCFSADARHAPFRSVAAQVDLREKNVAVNEWQRRSEHFDLTKEDNVPDLEFNTVLWSGLKGTPFPAPKRAAFVNLVKKEGEDEDDD from the coding sequence ATGAGGACTATTGTTGCTTTTTTAATTGCGTTGTTGGACGTCACACTCACCTTTGCGCAAACAGCGGCTCAACTGGAAGCCAGCGCTGTTCATCTTCCCAATGGCTGGACGCTGACACCTGTAGGTGAACATTTACAACTGGGAGATCTTCCCCTGAACATTGCCGTGTCATCTTCAAAGAAATACATGGCGGTTACCAACAACGGGCAAAGCGTTCAGAGCATACAGCTCATTGACGTAAAGTCACAGCAGGTAACAGATGCAGTAGTGATCCCGAAAAGCTGGTTCGGATTAAAGTTCAGCCTCGATGGCAACAACCTGTATGCTTCCGGCGGAAATGATAACCGCATTCTGCAATACGCTGTGCAGATGGGCAAGCTATTGCTAAAGGATAGTATTATCCTTGGGCCCAAATGGCCTGAAAAGATCTCTCCCTCCGGTATTGAGATAGATGACAGCCGGAAACTGATGTATGTGCTGACGAAGGAAAACAATTCCCTGTATGTGATAGATCTTGCTACAAAGCACATTGTAAAACAATTGCCGCTGGGTGGAGAAGGATATAACTGCTTATTGTCCCGCGATAAAAAACTGCTGTATATCACCTGCTGGGGATGTGATAAAGTGCTGGTGTTCGATACCAGGCTGCATGCCTTCAGCGGGGAGATCAAAGTGGGCGACAATCCCAATGATCTGTGCCTGTCGAAGAATGGTAAATATCTCTTTGTTGCCAATGCCAACGACAATTCCGTATCAGTGATAGACCTCGCCAAAAATGCGGTCATAGAAACGCTGAATACAGCGCTCTATCCTGACGCCCCTAATGGTTCCACCACCAATGCCCTGGCGCTGAGCGAGAACGGCAAAACGATCTATATCGCCAATGCGGACAACAACTGCCTGTCTGTATTCGACGTCAGTACACCAGGCGCCAGCAAGAGCAAAGGCTTCATTCCGGTAGGATGGTACCCGACCAACGTAAAAGTGATCGGCAGGAAGATATATGTAGCCAATGGCAAGGGCTTTTCGTCTATGGCGAATCCATTCGGCCCTAATCCCTTGCGGAAAAAGGAGGATGTAGCGTACCAGGCAGGAGACAGTAACCGGCCGAAGGAAGTACAGTATATCGCAGGACTGTTCAAAGGCACGATGAGCATCATCCAGGAACCAACAGATCAGCAACTGACCATCTATTCACAACAGGTCTACAAAAACACACCATATACCAAAGAGAAAGAAAAGGTTACAGCCGGCGAAGCGGGCAATCCTATTCCCATGAAAACCGGCGCGTCCTCCCCTATCAAATATGTGTTCTATGTCATTAAGGAAAACCGCACTTACGACCAGGTGCTGGGCGATATGAAAGAAGGCAATGGCGATTCCAGCCTCGTACTTTTCGGGGAGCGGATCACGCCTAATCAGCATAGGCTGGCCAGGGAATTTGTATTGCTGGACAATTTCTATGTAGATGCGGAAGTAAGCGCAGATGGTCATAACTGGAGTATGGCGGGGTATGCTACCGATTACCTGGAGAAAACATGGCCTACCAGCTATGGCGGCCGTGGCGGCACTTACGACTCAGAAGGCAACCGGGCTATCGCCAATGCGCCTAAGGGGTTCATCTGGGACCATTGTAAACGTGCAGGTATCAGCTACCGTACATATGGAGAATTTGCAGATAATTCCAAACCTAATATCCCGGTGCTGAAAGATCATTACTGTCCGTACTATACCGGCTGGGACATGAACACTTATGATACCACCCGTTTCTACCAGTGGAAAAGGGAATTTGATTCCCTGCTGTCCATCGGCCAGGTACCGCGTTTTAACACCGTTCGCATGGGCAACGACCATACCGAGGGACTGCGTAAAGGCAAGCTGTCGCCGCTGGCGCATGTAGCCGATAATGACCTGGCGGTAGGCCTGTTCATAGAACACCTCAGTAAAAGCTCTATCTGGCAGGAAAGCGCGGTCTTCATCATAGAAGACGATGCACAGAATGGCGCGGACCATGTAGATGCCCACCGCAGCACTGCCTATGTAGCAGGCGGTTTTGTGAAACAGGGATATGTGGATCACACGATGTATTCCACCACCTCCATGCTCCGCACAATGGAACTGATACTCGGTATCCCTCCCATGAGCCAGTACGACGCTGCTGCCACTCCTATGTGGAATTGTTTCTCAGCAGATGCCCGTCATGCACCTTTCCGGTCGGTAGCCGCACAGGTAGACCTCCGGGAAAAGAATGTGGCGGTAAATGAATGGCAGCGCCGTTCCGAACATTTTGATCTTACTAAGGAAGATAATGTGCCCGACCTGGAGTTCAACACCGTATTGTGGAGCGGACTGAAAGGCACGCCTTTTCCTGCTCCAAAACGGGCTGCTTTTGTGAACCTGGTGAAGAAAGAAGGCGAAGATGAGGATGATGATTGA
- a CDS encoding SusC/RagA family TonB-linked outer membrane protein yields MKPNKWGAPLCKGLCPLLLLILLISSRATAHAWYAAGSRSTQQAAVLKGIVRNTKGEFLAGVTIKIKGGTSGTVSKEDGTFQLPVPEPDKAILEISYMGYQSQEIALGGRHTLEITLTESAAGLNEVLVIGYGTQKKVSSTAAISSVGGKELAKSTVPNISNSLAGRVAGVSMRPNGGRPGADNPDIHIRGIATTGNNGALIVVDGIIRNNINEIPASSIASVTVLKDAAAVAPYGLGGANGVLLITTKKGVNGPPQLSLNAYYGVQTPTYYPEMLNAQDYMRLHNEAYLNENPTGTQLPYAQTLIDQYGELNAKDPDKYPISNTKDLVRMHAPMQNYTLQMSGGSPYMKYFVSLGYLNQAGMFDPVKYQRYDYAVNLDVQATKTTTVNISLLGAVQQTRTVDAATTVNILFRSGYKFIPIANLRYSNGLWGEFAGNSPIGILKAGYQRDNKSTMLSTIAVNQELPFIPGLSIKGSFSFDPMQTTRKGWHTPFYFYSQNLSTTPYTYTRQVSTSEGNAASYTWLNQEYAQQRTYTYQGYLNYKRTFGKHDITGLVVAEARDSDSSAFSARRNNFGVNIDELSMGSSNKNDFDNSGSSSTGSQIGFVYRVGYSYANKYLVEASGRYDGHYYFAPGKRWGYFPAVSLGWVMTGESFMQRLPFINYLKLRGSWGKSGNLAGTSFQYLQGYSLYGNAYAWGNGSMVQGSFVPREANRNITWEISTKTDVGFEASLWNGLLDLEVDYFRERRTGMLLPPAVTIPIEYGLSLSDENEGIMQNHGIEITAGTTHQFANGLRLGISGNFSYARNKMLQIFETSATRNNPNRSRTGRALGTPFGYHALGLFTTADDKNNDGVINPADGYNVIQFGNLHPGDIKYADLSGPDGKPDGKIDANDETHIGNPTYPLITYGFTPTASWKGLELSLFFQGSAMSSFNIAGFQTIPFNNNNSNSAYEYYNNRWTPNHQDAKYPRANQSPYANNTQTSDFWMASTSLLRLKTAVLGYTLPGQLTQRWKMQAVRVYVSGQNVFTISKLNFMDPEVGYTDGEVAYPNQKVYVAGLNVTF; encoded by the coding sequence ATGAAACCAAACAAATGGGGCGCCCCTCTGTGCAAGGGACTGTGCCCACTCCTGTTGCTTATATTACTGATCAGCAGCCGGGCAACGGCGCATGCATGGTATGCAGCGGGTTCCCGTTCCACGCAGCAGGCGGCTGTCCTGAAAGGTATTGTCAGGAACACCAAAGGAGAATTCCTTGCCGGTGTTACGATCAAAATTAAAGGCGGTACCAGCGGTACGGTATCCAAAGAAGACGGTACCTTTCAACTGCCGGTGCCGGAACCCGATAAAGCCATCCTGGAGATCAGCTACATGGGCTACCAGTCGCAGGAAATTGCCCTCGGCGGCCGCCACACGCTGGAGATCACGCTGACCGAAAGCGCCGCCGGACTGAATGAAGTACTGGTGATCGGCTATGGTACACAGAAAAAAGTGTCTTCTACTGCGGCCATATCATCAGTAGGTGGCAAAGAGCTGGCTAAATCGACAGTGCCCAATATTTCCAATTCATTGGCAGGAAGAGTGGCCGGCGTGAGTATGCGCCCGAATGGCGGCAGGCCGGGAGCGGATAATCCTGATATTCATATACGCGGTATCGCTACTACGGGCAACAACGGAGCGCTCATCGTGGTAGATGGTATCATCCGCAATAACATCAATGAAATACCCGCCAGCTCCATTGCTTCCGTAACAGTGCTGAAAGACGCTGCTGCCGTAGCGCCTTATGGCCTGGGCGGCGCCAACGGGGTACTGCTCATCACGACAAAAAAGGGTGTAAACGGCCCGCCCCAGTTATCGCTCAACGCGTATTACGGCGTACAGACACCCACTTATTATCCTGAGATGCTGAATGCACAGGATTATATGCGCCTGCACAACGAAGCCTACCTGAATGAGAATCCGACAGGTACGCAATTGCCATACGCCCAGACGCTCATCGATCAGTACGGGGAGCTGAATGCGAAAGATCCCGACAAATATCCTATCAGCAATACCAAAGATCTTGTACGCATGCATGCGCCCATGCAGAATTACACCCTGCAAATGAGTGGCGGCTCCCCTTACATGAAATATTTTGTGTCACTGGGCTACCTGAACCAGGCAGGGATGTTCGACCCGGTGAAATATCAACGCTATGACTATGCAGTCAACCTGGATGTACAGGCTACAAAAACCACTACTGTCAACATATCGCTGCTGGGCGCCGTCCAGCAGACGCGTACAGTGGATGCTGCCACCACGGTCAACATACTGTTCCGCAGTGGCTACAAATTCATTCCCATCGCCAACCTGCGTTACAGCAATGGCCTCTGGGGTGAATTTGCAGGTAACTCTCCCATCGGCATCCTGAAAGCGGGGTACCAGCGGGACAATAAGAGCACGATGCTGTCCACCATTGCGGTAAACCAGGAACTCCCCTTTATACCCGGATTGAGTATCAAGGGTAGCTTCAGTTTTGACCCTATGCAGACTACCCGCAAAGGCTGGCATACACCGTTCTACTTCTACTCACAGAACCTTTCTACAACGCCCTATACTTATACCAGGCAGGTATCCACTTCCGAAGGTAACGCGGCCTCCTATACCTGGCTGAACCAGGAATATGCACAGCAGCGCACCTACACTTACCAGGGATACCTGAATTACAAGCGCACATTCGGTAAACATGACATCACCGGCCTGGTGGTGGCAGAAGCGCGCGACAGCGATTCGAGCGCCTTTTCTGCCCGCAGGAACAATTTCGGAGTAAACATCGACGAGCTCAGTATGGGTAGCTCTAACAAGAATGATTTTGATAACAGCGGCTCCTCTTCCACCGGTAGCCAGATCGGTTTCGTATACCGCGTAGGTTATAGTTATGCCAATAAATACCTGGTAGAAGCATCCGGCCGTTACGATGGCCACTACTATTTTGCTCCTGGCAAGCGCTGGGGATATTTCCCTGCCGTATCTCTCGGTTGGGTGATGACCGGCGAAAGTTTCATGCAGCGGCTGCCCTTTATCAATTATCTGAAATTAAGAGGATCCTGGGGTAAATCGGGTAACCTGGCAGGTACTTCCTTCCAGTACCTGCAGGGATACTCCCTGTACGGCAATGCCTATGCCTGGGGCAATGGCTCCATGGTGCAGGGCTCCTTCGTTCCCCGCGAAGCCAACAGGAACATCACCTGGGAGATCTCTACCAAAACAGATGTAGGCTTTGAAGCCTCGCTTTGGAATGGATTACTGGACCTGGAAGTGGATTACTTCCGTGAGAGAAGGACCGGTATGCTGCTGCCTCCTGCTGTAACAATACCGATCGAATACGGCCTCAGTCTTTCTGACGAGAACGAGGGCATCATGCAAAACCATGGTATAGAGATCACCGCCGGTACAACACATCAATTTGCCAACGGCCTTCGCCTGGGCATCAGCGGTAACTTCAGCTATGCACGTAACAAGATGCTGCAGATATTTGAGACATCTGCTACACGCAACAACCCCAACAGGAGCCGTACAGGCAGGGCACTGGGCACACCATTCGGCTATCATGCGCTTGGGCTGTTCACTACTGCTGACGATAAAAACAACGATGGTGTTATCAATCCTGCAGATGGCTATAATGTTATACAGTTCGGTAACCTGCATCCGGGCGATATTAAGTATGCTGACCTCAGTGGCCCGGATGGGAAACCGGACGGAAAGATCGATGCCAATGATGAAACACATATCGGCAATCCCACCTATCCCCTGATCACCTATGGTTTCACGCCGACGGCGTCCTGGAAAGGACTGGAGCTCAGCTTATTCTTCCAGGGCTCTGCCATGTCCAGCTTTAACATAGCGGGTTTCCAGACCATCCCTTTCAACAACAACAACAGTAACTCAGCGTACGAATATTACAACAACCGCTGGACGCCCAATCACCAGGACGCAAAATATCCGAGGGCTAACCAGTCGCCTTACGCCAACAATACACAGACCTCCGATTTCTGGATGGCCAGTACTTCCTTACTCCGCCTGAAAACAGCAGTGCTGGGCTATACCTTGCCCGGGCAGCTGACGCAGCGCTGGAAGATGCAGGCAGTACGGGTGTATGTATCAGGACAGAATGTGTTCACCATCAGCAAGCTGAATTTTATGGACCCTGAAGTAGGCTATACTGACGGCGAGGTGGCTTATCCTAATCAGAAGGTATATGTAGCCGGACTGAATGTAACTTTTTAG